The window AGCGACGGTATCAAGTTCGCTAGAGAGCGAGCTCAAGTCTGATAGTATGCTTGCCTGGGCAGGTTCAGCTTGGTTGAGAGCTGTATTGACTGTTTTTACGCCTTGGTCCATTGCTTGGTAGGTATCAGCAGATTTTTCTTTGACGCTGCCGCCAAACTTATACCAGGTTTGTCTCGCTTCACCAAAAGAGTCTTTGGCGCTAGAGAAATCGCTGGATTCAACGGCGGTATTGGTTTGTGTTAGTGCTTCTTTCATCGCCACTAGATTGTTCTCAAAGGCCTGAGCTTCTTCAGCTTTTGTTTGAGGCAGTTCGGCACCGCCGATGGCTGTTTCGCCATTCTCGCTGGTTTCTCCTGGAGCGGAGGCGGTTTGGGCGGGATCTTCGCCTTTGGCAAGGGCTCCGACTGAACCGGATAGAGACTGGAGGTTACCTAGCAACTTATCTTTGTCTGGGGGACTGGCTTTCAGATCCGTGGCAATGGCCTGGACGTTGCTCTTAATGTTATTGAGGGTTTCTGGACTGGCTTTTAGTTTGCCTTCTGCCTCTGTCCAGTTTTGCTGAACGGCACTAAATTCTTGTTTAGCCTGATCGAAGTTTCCTGATTTGACTGAGTTGAGGGTTTGAGTGACGCCTTTCGTCATGCCCACCAGTTCTTGGGTTCCCCCTATATTTTGAGCCGCATCTTGCACTTTAGAAGAGACTTGCTCTGTGGCATCACAGGCAGAGATCAGACAGACGGCTCCCAGCAAAATTAGTTTGGATGAAATGTTTCTCATAATCGTTTTGATTCCGTATCAATTTATACTTTTTTCGATATTACAGGAACGTTTGTATCCTTGCTGAAGAACAGCAGGATCGAGCAAAATATCACGGAAATTTAAGATGTGGGCGCTATTTGGTTTCCATCCAGTTTTTCCCTTCATGAACGTCGGCAATCAAAGGAATGCTCAAGGGGAGGGCGGTTTCCATGGTAGTTTTGATTTGCGATCGCACCTCCTCCACTTCCTCTGGCGGTACCTCTAGGACCAGTTCATCATGTACCTGCATCAAGAGCTGAGCCTGGAACGGCTTCAATACCTCATGGAGCTGCACCATCGCCACCTTAATCAAATCGGCACTGGATCCTTGGATGGGAGCATTGGCTGCAGCTCGAAGAAGCCCGCGATCGTAGTGGCTCATTTTGACCTGACTCAGATCAAGATTGGTAATTTCAGAGACGGGCTTGCCCTGATGCTTGGTCAGACTGCGGCTGTCGAAGTTAAAATAACGCCGCCGACCAAGAATGGTCTCGACGTAGCCCTTGGCAACGGCTTCTCGCTCCATGCGCTGCAGGTAGTCAAACACCCCCGGATAGCGATCGTAAAACTTCTGAATAAACTCCTTGGCCTCTGCCCACTTCACCCCTGCTTCGCGGGCAAACCGCTGTGGCCCCATGCCGTAAATAACGCCAAAGTTAATGATTTTTGCCAGCCGCCGTTCCTCAGACGAAATCTCTTCTTTCTCCAGCAATAGCTTTGCAGTGAGCGTATGAACGTCTTGCCCCTGGCGATAGGCATCAACGAGGCGCGGCTCTTGACTCAAATGCGCTAAAATCCTCAGCTCGATCTGAGAATAGTCTGCCGCCATCAAAATCCAGCCCGGTTCTGGTACAAATGCCGCGCGAATTTGACGACTGAACTCTGTACGAATCGGAATATTTTGTAGATTTGGATTAGATGACGATAAGCGTCCGGTGGCCGTCACTGCCTGGTTGAAGTCAGTATGGACCCGCTGCGTATCTTCCCGTACGAGAGCTGGTAGGGCATCAACATAGGTTGACTTTAGCTTTGCCAACGTTCGGTAAGACAGCAACACCTCAATTAAAGGATGATCGCCCTTGAGCTTCTCTAGGGTGGCGGCATCTGTCGAATAGCCCAGCTTTGTTTTGCGGGACTTCTTCACGTCTAGCTCTAGCTTGGTGAACAGGATTTCACTCAACTGCTTTGGAGACCCTAGATTAAAGATCTCCCCCGCCATCTCATAGGCTTGCGTCTCTAGCTGCTGTAGCTCGGTCCCCAACTGCTCGGATAAAGATTGCAAATATTCCTGATTAATCTTGACCCCTGCCGTTTCCATATCCGCTAGCACAGCCTCTAGCGGCAACTCAACTTCCATCAAGAGTTGATACAGCTCGGGTATGGCATCTAGCTCAGCCCCAAGCTTCTCACTCAACTGCAGGGTTGTGTAAACATCCAGTCCACAGTACTCCGCCACATTAGAGATGGGCAGATCCGCGATTGTTTGGCCCTTTTTGACAATTTCTTTATAGCTTTGGGCAACCACCTGCAGGTAATTGCGGGACAAGTCCGTCAGATTATGGTTCTGCTCAGGGTTAATGACGTAGCTCGCCAGCATTGTATCGAAAGTGACCCCTGCCAGCGCAATGCCTTGATGCCGAAGGACGAGGCGATCAAACTTGGCATTT of the Acaryochloris thomasi RCC1774 genome contains:
- the polA gene encoding DNA polymerase I gives rise to the protein MSATTSPSTSSAESTFILIDGHSLAFRAYYAFSKGREGGLRTSTGIPTSVCFGFLKNILEILKTQKPEYLAVAFDLGGPTFRHEADDTYKAGRSETPEDFIPDLENLQELLTAMNLPIVVAPGYEADDVIGTLATQGREAGFRVKILSGDRDLFQLVDDDHRVTVLYLSNIFSPAARSGAAPNEFGPEEVIKKLEVTPQQVVDYKALCGDSSDNIPGVKGIGHKTAVKLISEYETLDKIYAAVDQVKGAVQKKLIEGKESAYHSQFMAQIALEVPLEIKPADCKLQGFERTAIVPVLEKLEFQSFLSQINDLLQQFGGKDTPIKSEIDSDPDTWFFSAEETAVAQTPVEPVIFPQIIDTTEKLTALVQRLQKCKTPVAWDTETNSLSPRDAELVGIGCCWQDDPKEIAYIPISHVEGQNLEKSTALEALRPVLESENHPKVLQNAKFDRLVLRHQGIALAGVTFDTMLASYVINPEQNHNLTDLSRNYLQVVAQSYKEIVKKGQTIADLPISNVAEYCGLDVYTTLQLSEKLGAELDAIPELYQLLMEVELPLEAVLADMETAGVKINQEYLQSLSEQLGTELQQLETQAYEMAGEIFNLGSPKQLSEILFTKLELDVKKSRKTKLGYSTDAATLEKLKGDHPLIEVLLSYRTLAKLKSTYVDALPALVREDTQRVHTDFNQAVTATGRLSSSNPNLQNIPIRTEFSRQIRAAFVPEPGWILMAADYSQIELRILAHLSQEPRLVDAYRQGQDVHTLTAKLLLEKEEISSEERRLAKIINFGVIYGMGPQRFAREAGVKWAEAKEFIQKFYDRYPGVFDYLQRMEREAVAKGYVETILGRRRYFNFDSRSLTKHQGKPVSEITNLDLSQVKMSHYDRGLLRAAANAPIQGSSADLIKVAMVQLHEVLKPFQAQLLMQVHDELVLEVPPEEVEEVRSQIKTTMETALPLSIPLIADVHEGKNWMETK